A stretch of the Pan troglodytes isolate AG18354 chromosome 20, NHGRI_mPanTro3-v2.0_pri, whole genome shotgun sequence genome encodes the following:
- the IZUMO1 gene encoding izumo sperm-egg fusion protein 1 isoform X2: protein MGPHFTLLCAALAGCLLPAEGCVICDPSVVLALKSLEKDYLPGHLDAKHHKAMMERVENAVKDFQELSLNEDAYMGVVDEATLQKGSWSLLKDLKRITDSDVKGDLFVKELFWMLHLQKETFATYVARFQKEAYCPNKCGVMLQTLIWCKNCKKEVHACRKSYDCGERNVEVPQMEDMILDCELNWHQASEGLTDYSFYRVWGNNTETLVSKGKEATLTKPMVGPEDAGSYRCELGSVNSSPATIINFHVTVLPRMIKEEKPSPNIVTPGEATTESSITLQPLKPEKMLASRLLGLLICGSLALITGLTFAIFRRRKVIDFIKSSLFGLGSGAAEQTQVPKEKATDSRQQ, encoded by the exons ATGGGGCCGCATTTTACCCTCCTGTGTGCGGCGCTGGCCGGTTGCTTGCTTCCTGCCGAGGGGTGTGTTATATGTGACCCGTCTGTCGTGCTGGCGCTAAAGTCCCTGGAGAAAGATTACCTGCCTGGCCACCTGGATGCGAAGCATCACAAAGCCATGATGGAAAGGGTAGAGAACGCCGTGAAGGATTTCCAGGAACTGTCGCTTAATGAGGATGCCTATATGGGGGTCGTTG ATGAGGCCACACTGCAAAAGGGGTCCTGGAGTTTGCTGAAGGATCTGAAACGCATCACAGACAGTGATGTAAAAG GCGATCTGTTCGTGAAGGAGCTATTTTGGATGTTGCACTTGCAAAAGGAAACCTTTGCCACCTATGTTGCTCGATTCCAAAAAGAGG CTTATTGTCCCAACAAATGTG GTGTGATGTTGCAAACTCTGATCTGGTGCAAGAACTGCAAAAAGGAGGTTCACGCTTGTCGAAAGTCCTACGATTGCGGAG agcGGAATGTGGAAGTTCCTCAAATGGAAGACATGATCCTGGACTGTGAGTTAAACTGGCATCAGGCTTCCGAAGGCCTCACTGATTACAGCTTTTACAGG GTTTGGGGGAACAATACGGAGACCTTGGTGTCCAAGGGGAAAGAGGCCACCCTGACCAAGCCCATGGTGGGTCCAGAGGATGCAGGCAGCTACCGCTGCGAGCTGGGCTCTGTGAATTCCAGTCCAGCCACGATCATCAATTTTCACGTCACAG TGTTGCCCAGAATGATCAAGGAGGAAAAACCTTCTCCAAATATCGTAACCCCGGGGGAGGCGACCACGGAGTCGTCCATAACCCTCCAGCCTCTGAAGCCCGAGAAAATGCTGGCAAGCCGCCTTCTGGGGCTGCTGATCTGCGGCTCCCTAGCACTGATAACCGGCCTTACCTTTGC GATATTTCGTCGAAGGAAGGTGATCGATTTCATCAAATCCTCACTGTTTGGCCTTGGCAGTGGAGCGGCCGAGCAAACCCAGGTCCCAAAAGAAAAGGCCACAGATTCGAGGCAACAATAA
- the IZUMO1 gene encoding izumo sperm-egg fusion protein 1 isoform X4 — translation MGPHFTLLCAALAGCLLPAEGCVICDPSVVLALKSLEKDYLPGHLDAKHHKAMMERVENAVKDFQELSLNEDAYMGVVDEATLQKGSWSLLKDLKRITDSDVKGDLFVKELFWMLHLQKETFATYVARFQKEAYCPNKCGVMLQTLIWCKNCKKEVHACRKSYDCGERNVEVPQMEDMILDCELNWHQASEGLTDYSFYRVWGNNTETLVSKGKEATLTKPMVGPEDAGSYRCELGSVNSSPATIINFHVTVLPRMIKEEKPSPNIVTPGEATTESSITLQPLKPEKMLASRLLGLLICGSLALITGLTFA, via the exons ATGGGGCCGCATTTTACCCTCCTGTGTGCGGCGCTGGCCGGTTGCTTGCTTCCTGCCGAGGGGTGTGTTATATGTGACCCGTCTGTCGTGCTGGCGCTAAAGTCCCTGGAGAAAGATTACCTGCCTGGCCACCTGGATGCGAAGCATCACAAAGCCATGATGGAAAGGGTAGAGAACGCCGTGAAGGATTTCCAGGAACTGTCGCTTAATGAGGATGCCTATATGGGGGTCGTTG ATGAGGCCACACTGCAAAAGGGGTCCTGGAGTTTGCTGAAGGATCTGAAACGCATCACAGACAGTGATGTAAAAG GCGATCTGTTCGTGAAGGAGCTATTTTGGATGTTGCACTTGCAAAAGGAAACCTTTGCCACCTATGTTGCTCGATTCCAAAAAGAGG CTTATTGTCCCAACAAATGTG GTGTGATGTTGCAAACTCTGATCTGGTGCAAGAACTGCAAAAAGGAGGTTCACGCTTGTCGAAAGTCCTACGATTGCGGAG agcGGAATGTGGAAGTTCCTCAAATGGAAGACATGATCCTGGACTGTGAGTTAAACTGGCATCAGGCTTCCGAAGGCCTCACTGATTACAGCTTTTACAGG GTTTGGGGGAACAATACGGAGACCTTGGTGTCCAAGGGGAAAGAGGCCACCCTGACCAAGCCCATGGTGGGTCCAGAGGATGCAGGCAGCTACCGCTGCGAGCTGGGCTCTGTGAATTCCAGTCCAGCCACGATCATCAATTTTCACGTCACAG TGTTGCCCAGAATGATCAAGGAGGAAAAACCTTCTCCAAATATCGTAACCCCGGGGGAGGCGACCACGGAGTCGTCCATAACCCTCCAGCCTCTGAAGCCCGAGAAAATGCTGGCAAGCCGCCTTCTGGGGCTGCTGATCTGCGGCTCCCTAGCACTGATAACCGGCCTTACCTTTGCGTGA
- the IZUMO1 gene encoding izumo sperm-egg fusion protein 1 isoform X3 — protein sequence MDFGFSPFSVLLLSVWGESTLPNGLRELCAPAAMGPHFTLLCAALAGCLLPAEGCVICDPSVVLALKSLEKDYLPGHLDAKHHKAMMERVENAVKDFQELSLNEDAYMGVVDEATLQKGSWSLLKDLKRITDSDVKGDLFVKELFWMLHLQKETFATYVARFQKEAYCPNKCGVMLQTLIWCKNCKKEVHACRKSYDCGERNVEVPQMEDMILDCELNWHQASEGLTDYSFYRVWGNNTETLVSKGKEATLTKPMVGPEDAGSYRCELGSVNSSPATIINFHVTVLPRMIKEEKPSPNIVTPGEATTESSITLQPLKPEKMLASRLLGLLICGSLALITGLTFA from the exons ATGGATTTTGGCTTTTCTCCGTTTAGCGTTCTCCTGCTCTCGGTTTGGGGTGAGAGCACCCTTCCTAACGGTCTTCGGGAACTGTGCGCGCCGGCTGCAATGGGGCCGCATTTTACCCTCCTGTGTGCGGCGCTGGCCGGTTGCTTGCTTCCTGCCGAGGGGTGTGTTATATGTGACCCGTCTGTCGTGCTGGCGCTAAAGTCCCTGGAGAAAGATTACCTGCCTGGCCACCTGGATGCGAAGCATCACAAAGCCATGATGGAAAGGGTAGAGAACGCCGTGAAGGATTTCCAGGAACTGTCGCTTAATGAGGATGCCTATATGGGGGTCGTTG ATGAGGCCACACTGCAAAAGGGGTCCTGGAGTTTGCTGAAGGATCTGAAACGCATCACAGACAGTGATGTAAAAG GCGATCTGTTCGTGAAGGAGCTATTTTGGATGTTGCACTTGCAAAAGGAAACCTTTGCCACCTATGTTGCTCGATTCCAAAAAGAGG CTTATTGTCCCAACAAATGTG GTGTGATGTTGCAAACTCTGATCTGGTGCAAGAACTGCAAAAAGGAGGTTCACGCTTGTCGAAAGTCCTACGATTGCGGAG agcGGAATGTGGAAGTTCCTCAAATGGAAGACATGATCCTGGACTGTGAGTTAAACTGGCATCAGGCTTCCGAAGGCCTCACTGATTACAGCTTTTACAGG GTTTGGGGGAACAATACGGAGACCTTGGTGTCCAAGGGGAAAGAGGCCACCCTGACCAAGCCCATGGTGGGTCCAGAGGATGCAGGCAGCTACCGCTGCGAGCTGGGCTCTGTGAATTCCAGTCCAGCCACGATCATCAATTTTCACGTCACAG TGTTGCCCAGAATGATCAAGGAGGAAAAACCTTCTCCAAATATCGTAACCCCGGGGGAGGCGACCACGGAGTCGTCCATAACCCTCCAGCCTCTGAAGCCCGAGAAAATGCTGGCAAGCCGCCTTCTGGGGCTGCTGATCTGCGGCTCCCTAGCACTGATAACCGGCCTTACCTTTGCGTGA
- the FUT1 gene encoding galactoside alpha-(1,2)-fucosyltransferase 1 isoform X1, with translation MTGRRGRARSPASLIWGAVGPGAIALAPGAGARRQVTGGAPPSSHPPGPGGRTPRDSRPRPLLPLLPKPSLPVRTGCAKGRAAGPDSRTPGVPGAAGCGLPLRRVRSGHEKRTVDLPPASSSAMWPPSHRQLCLAFLLVCVLSVISFFLHIHQDSFPHGLGLSILCPDRGLVTPPVAIFCLPGTAMGPNASSSCPQHPASLSGTWTVYPNGRFGNQMGQYATLLALAQLNGRRAFILPAMHAALAPVFRITLPVLAPEADSRTPWRELQLHDWMSEEYADLRDPFLKLSGFPCSWTFFHHLREQIRREFTLHDHLREEAQSVLGQLRLGRTGDRPRTFVGVHVRRGDYLQVMPQRWKGVVGDSAYLRQAMDWFRARHEAPVFVVTSNGMEWCKENIDTSQGDVTFAGDGQEATPWKDFALLTQCNHTIMTIGTFGFWAAYLAGGDTVYLANFTLPDSEFLKIFKPEAAFLPEWVGINADLSPLWTLAKP, from the exons ATGACGGGGCGGAGGGGCAGGGCGCGGTCCCCTGCATCCCTGATCTGGGGAGCGGTGGGCCCAGGGGCCATCGCCTTAGCCCCTGGCGCTGGGGCTCGGCGCCAAGTGACGGGCGGGGCTCCACCTTCCAGCCATCCGCCCGGCCCGGGAGGGCGGACGCCGCGAGACTCCCGGCCGcgccctctccttcctctcctccccaagCCCTCGCTGCCAGTCCGGACAGGCTGCGCGAAGGGGAGGGCTGCCGGGCCGGATAGCCGGACGCCTGGCGTTCCAGGGGCGGCCGGATGTGGCCTGCCTTTGCGGAGGGTGCGCTCCGGCCACGAAAAGCGGACTGTGGATCTGCCACCTGCAAGCAGCTCGG CCATGTGGCCCCCGAGCCATCGTCAGCTCTGCCTGGCCTTCCTGCTAGTCTGTGTCCTCTCTGTAATCTCCTTCTTCCTCCATATCCATCAAGACAGCTTTCCACATGGCCTAGGCCTGTCGATCCTGTGTCCAGACCGCGGCCTGGTGACACCCCCAGTGGCCATCTTCTGCCTGCCGGGTACTGCGATGGGCCCCAACGCCTCCTCTTCCTGTCCCCAGCACCCTGCTTCCCTCTCCGGCACCTGGACTGTCTACCCCAATGGCCGGTTTGGTAATCAGATGGGACAGTATGCCACGCTGCTGGCTCTGGCCCAGCTCAACGGCCGCCGGGCCTTTATCCTGCCTGCCATGCATGCCGCCCTGGCCCCGGTATTCCGCATCACCCTGCCCGTGCTGGCCCCAGAAGCGGACAGCCGCACGCCGTGGCGGGAGCTGCAGCTTCACGACTGGATGTCGGAGGAGTACGCGGACTTGAGAGATCCTTTCCTGAAGCTCTCTGGCTTCCCCTGCTCTTGGACTTTCTTCCACCATCTCCGGGAACAGATCCGCAGAGAGTTCACCCTGCACGACCACCTTCGGGAAGAGGCGCAGAGTGTGCTGGGTCAGCTCCGCCTGGGCCGCACAGGGGACCGCCCGCGCACCTTTGTCGGCGTCCACGTGCGCCGTGGGGACTATCTGCAGGTTATGCCTCAGCGCTGGAAGGGTGTGGTGGGCGACAGCGCCTACCTCCGGCAGGCCATGGACTGGTTCCGGGCACGGCACGAAGCCCCCGTTTTCGTGGTCACCAGCAACGGCATGGAGTGGTGTAAAGAAAACATCGACACCTCCCAGGGCGATGTGACGTTTGCTGGCGATGGACAGGAGGCTACACCGTGGAAAGACTTTGCCCTGCTCACACAGTGCAACCACACCATTATGACCATTGGCACCTTCGGCTTCTGGGCTGCCTACCTGGCTGGCGGAGACACTGTCTACCTGGCCAACTTCACCTTGCCAGACTCTGAGTTCCTGAAGATCTTTAAGCCGGAGGCCGCCTTCCTGCCCGAGTGGGTGGGCATTAATGCAGACTTGTCTCCACTCTGGACATTGGCTAAGCCTTGA
- the IZUMO1 gene encoding izumo sperm-egg fusion protein 1 isoform X1, which produces MDFGFSPFSVLLLSVWGESTLPNGLRELCAPAAMGPHFTLLCAALAGCLLPAEGCVICDPSVVLALKSLEKDYLPGHLDAKHHKAMMERVENAVKDFQELSLNEDAYMGVVDEATLQKGSWSLLKDLKRITDSDVKGDLFVKELFWMLHLQKETFATYVARFQKEAYCPNKCGVMLQTLIWCKNCKKEVHACRKSYDCGERNVEVPQMEDMILDCELNWHQASEGLTDYSFYRVWGNNTETLVSKGKEATLTKPMVGPEDAGSYRCELGSVNSSPATIINFHVTVLPRMIKEEKPSPNIVTPGEATTESSITLQPLKPEKMLASRLLGLLICGSLALITGLTFAIFRRRKVIDFIKSSLFGLGSGAAEQTQVPKEKATDSRQQ; this is translated from the exons ATGGATTTTGGCTTTTCTCCGTTTAGCGTTCTCCTGCTCTCGGTTTGGGGTGAGAGCACCCTTCCTAACGGTCTTCGGGAACTGTGCGCGCCGGCTGCAATGGGGCCGCATTTTACCCTCCTGTGTGCGGCGCTGGCCGGTTGCTTGCTTCCTGCCGAGGGGTGTGTTATATGTGACCCGTCTGTCGTGCTGGCGCTAAAGTCCCTGGAGAAAGATTACCTGCCTGGCCACCTGGATGCGAAGCATCACAAAGCCATGATGGAAAGGGTAGAGAACGCCGTGAAGGATTTCCAGGAACTGTCGCTTAATGAGGATGCCTATATGGGGGTCGTTG ATGAGGCCACACTGCAAAAGGGGTCCTGGAGTTTGCTGAAGGATCTGAAACGCATCACAGACAGTGATGTAAAAG GCGATCTGTTCGTGAAGGAGCTATTTTGGATGTTGCACTTGCAAAAGGAAACCTTTGCCACCTATGTTGCTCGATTCCAAAAAGAGG CTTATTGTCCCAACAAATGTG GTGTGATGTTGCAAACTCTGATCTGGTGCAAGAACTGCAAAAAGGAGGTTCACGCTTGTCGAAAGTCCTACGATTGCGGAG agcGGAATGTGGAAGTTCCTCAAATGGAAGACATGATCCTGGACTGTGAGTTAAACTGGCATCAGGCTTCCGAAGGCCTCACTGATTACAGCTTTTACAGG GTTTGGGGGAACAATACGGAGACCTTGGTGTCCAAGGGGAAAGAGGCCACCCTGACCAAGCCCATGGTGGGTCCAGAGGATGCAGGCAGCTACCGCTGCGAGCTGGGCTCTGTGAATTCCAGTCCAGCCACGATCATCAATTTTCACGTCACAG TGTTGCCCAGAATGATCAAGGAGGAAAAACCTTCTCCAAATATCGTAACCCCGGGGGAGGCGACCACGGAGTCGTCCATAACCCTCCAGCCTCTGAAGCCCGAGAAAATGCTGGCAAGCCGCCTTCTGGGGCTGCTGATCTGCGGCTCCCTAGCACTGATAACCGGCCTTACCTTTGC GATATTTCGTCGAAGGAAGGTGATCGATTTCATCAAATCCTCACTGTTTGGCCTTGGCAGTGGAGCGGCCGAGCAAACCCAGGTCCCAAAAGAAAAGGCCACAGATTCGAGGCAACAATAA
- the FUT1 gene encoding galactoside alpha-(1,2)-fucosyltransferase 1 isoform X2 codes for MTGRRGRARSPASLIWGAVGPGAIALAPGAGARRQVTGGAPPSSHPPGPGGRTPRDSRPRPLLPLLPKPSLPVRTGCAKGRAAGPDSRTPGVPGAAGCGLPLRRVRSGHEKRTVDLPPASSSDSFPHGLGLSILCPDRGLVTPPVAIFCLPGTAMGPNASSSCPQHPASLSGTWTVYPNGRFGNQMGQYATLLALAQLNGRRAFILPAMHAALAPVFRITLPVLAPEADSRTPWRELQLHDWMSEEYADLRDPFLKLSGFPCSWTFFHHLREQIRREFTLHDHLREEAQSVLGQLRLGRTGDRPRTFVGVHVRRGDYLQVMPQRWKGVVGDSAYLRQAMDWFRARHEAPVFVVTSNGMEWCKENIDTSQGDVTFAGDGQEATPWKDFALLTQCNHTIMTIGTFGFWAAYLAGGDTVYLANFTLPDSEFLKIFKPEAAFLPEWVGINADLSPLWTLAKP; via the exons ATGACGGGGCGGAGGGGCAGGGCGCGGTCCCCTGCATCCCTGATCTGGGGAGCGGTGGGCCCAGGGGCCATCGCCTTAGCCCCTGGCGCTGGGGCTCGGCGCCAAGTGACGGGCGGGGCTCCACCTTCCAGCCATCCGCCCGGCCCGGGAGGGCGGACGCCGCGAGACTCCCGGCCGcgccctctccttcctctcctccccaagCCCTCGCTGCCAGTCCGGACAGGCTGCGCGAAGGGGAGGGCTGCCGGGCCGGATAGCCGGACGCCTGGCGTTCCAGGGGCGGCCGGATGTGGCCTGCCTTTGCGGAGGGTGCGCTCCGGCCACGAAAAGCGGACTGTGGATCTGCCACCTGCAAGCAGCTCGG ACAGCTTTCCACATGGCCTAGGCCTGTCGATCCTGTGTCCAGACCGCGGCCTGGTGACACCCCCAGTGGCCATCTTCTGCCTGCCGGGTACTGCGATGGGCCCCAACGCCTCCTCTTCCTGTCCCCAGCACCCTGCTTCCCTCTCCGGCACCTGGACTGTCTACCCCAATGGCCGGTTTGGTAATCAGATGGGACAGTATGCCACGCTGCTGGCTCTGGCCCAGCTCAACGGCCGCCGGGCCTTTATCCTGCCTGCCATGCATGCCGCCCTGGCCCCGGTATTCCGCATCACCCTGCCCGTGCTGGCCCCAGAAGCGGACAGCCGCACGCCGTGGCGGGAGCTGCAGCTTCACGACTGGATGTCGGAGGAGTACGCGGACTTGAGAGATCCTTTCCTGAAGCTCTCTGGCTTCCCCTGCTCTTGGACTTTCTTCCACCATCTCCGGGAACAGATCCGCAGAGAGTTCACCCTGCACGACCACCTTCGGGAAGAGGCGCAGAGTGTGCTGGGTCAGCTCCGCCTGGGCCGCACAGGGGACCGCCCGCGCACCTTTGTCGGCGTCCACGTGCGCCGTGGGGACTATCTGCAGGTTATGCCTCAGCGCTGGAAGGGTGTGGTGGGCGACAGCGCCTACCTCCGGCAGGCCATGGACTGGTTCCGGGCACGGCACGAAGCCCCCGTTTTCGTGGTCACCAGCAACGGCATGGAGTGGTGTAAAGAAAACATCGACACCTCCCAGGGCGATGTGACGTTTGCTGGCGATGGACAGGAGGCTACACCGTGGAAAGACTTTGCCCTGCTCACACAGTGCAACCACACCATTATGACCATTGGCACCTTCGGCTTCTGGGCTGCCTACCTGGCTGGCGGAGACACTGTCTACCTGGCCAACTTCACCTTGCCAGACTCTGAGTTCCTGAAGATCTTTAAGCCGGAGGCCGCCTTCCTGCCCGAGTGGGTGGGCATTAATGCAGACTTGTCTCCACTCTGGACATTGGCTAAGCCTTGA
- the FUT1 gene encoding galactoside alpha-(1,2)-fucosyltransferase 1 isoform X3, giving the protein MWPPSHRQLCLAFLLVCVLSVISFFLHIHQDSFPHGLGLSILCPDRGLVTPPVAIFCLPGTAMGPNASSSCPQHPASLSGTWTVYPNGRFGNQMGQYATLLALAQLNGRRAFILPAMHAALAPVFRITLPVLAPEADSRTPWRELQLHDWMSEEYADLRDPFLKLSGFPCSWTFFHHLREQIRREFTLHDHLREEAQSVLGQLRLGRTGDRPRTFVGVHVRRGDYLQVMPQRWKGVVGDSAYLRQAMDWFRARHEAPVFVVTSNGMEWCKENIDTSQGDVTFAGDGQEATPWKDFALLTQCNHTIMTIGTFGFWAAYLAGGDTVYLANFTLPDSEFLKIFKPEAAFLPEWVGINADLSPLWTLAKP; this is encoded by the coding sequence ATGTGGCCCCCGAGCCATCGTCAGCTCTGCCTGGCCTTCCTGCTAGTCTGTGTCCTCTCTGTAATCTCCTTCTTCCTCCATATCCATCAAGACAGCTTTCCACATGGCCTAGGCCTGTCGATCCTGTGTCCAGACCGCGGCCTGGTGACACCCCCAGTGGCCATCTTCTGCCTGCCGGGTACTGCGATGGGCCCCAACGCCTCCTCTTCCTGTCCCCAGCACCCTGCTTCCCTCTCCGGCACCTGGACTGTCTACCCCAATGGCCGGTTTGGTAATCAGATGGGACAGTATGCCACGCTGCTGGCTCTGGCCCAGCTCAACGGCCGCCGGGCCTTTATCCTGCCTGCCATGCATGCCGCCCTGGCCCCGGTATTCCGCATCACCCTGCCCGTGCTGGCCCCAGAAGCGGACAGCCGCACGCCGTGGCGGGAGCTGCAGCTTCACGACTGGATGTCGGAGGAGTACGCGGACTTGAGAGATCCTTTCCTGAAGCTCTCTGGCTTCCCCTGCTCTTGGACTTTCTTCCACCATCTCCGGGAACAGATCCGCAGAGAGTTCACCCTGCACGACCACCTTCGGGAAGAGGCGCAGAGTGTGCTGGGTCAGCTCCGCCTGGGCCGCACAGGGGACCGCCCGCGCACCTTTGTCGGCGTCCACGTGCGCCGTGGGGACTATCTGCAGGTTATGCCTCAGCGCTGGAAGGGTGTGGTGGGCGACAGCGCCTACCTCCGGCAGGCCATGGACTGGTTCCGGGCACGGCACGAAGCCCCCGTTTTCGTGGTCACCAGCAACGGCATGGAGTGGTGTAAAGAAAACATCGACACCTCCCAGGGCGATGTGACGTTTGCTGGCGATGGACAGGAGGCTACACCGTGGAAAGACTTTGCCCTGCTCACACAGTGCAACCACACCATTATGACCATTGGCACCTTCGGCTTCTGGGCTGCCTACCTGGCTGGCGGAGACACTGTCTACCTGGCCAACTTCACCTTGCCAGACTCTGAGTTCCTGAAGATCTTTAAGCCGGAGGCCGCCTTCCTGCCCGAGTGGGTGGGCATTAATGCAGACTTGTCTCCACTCTGGACATTGGCTAAGCCTTGA
- the FUT1 gene encoding galactoside alpha-(1,2)-fucosyltransferase 1 (The RefSeq protein has 1 substitution compared to this genomic sequence), translating to MWPPSHRQLCLAFLLVCVLSVISFFLHIHQDSFPHGLGLSILCPDRGLVTPPVAIFCLPGTAMGPNASSSCPQHPASLSGTWTVYPNGRFGNQMGQYATLLALAQLNGRRAFILPAMHAALAPVFRITLPVLAPEADSRTPWRELQLHDWMSEEYADLRDPFLKLSGFPCSWTFFHHLREQIRREFTLHDHLREEAQSVLGQLRLGRTGDRPRTFVGVHVRRGDYLQVMPQRWKGVVGDSAYLRQAMDWFRARHEAPVFVVTSNGMEWCKENIDTSQGDVTFAGDGQEATPWKDFALLTQCNHTIMTIGTFGFWAAYLAGGDTVYLANFTLPDSEFLKIFKPEAAFLPEWVGINADLSSLWTLAKP from the coding sequence ATGTGGCCCCCGAGCCATCGTCAGCTCTGCCTGGCCTTCCTGCTAGTCTGTGTCCTCTCTGTAATCTCCTTCTTCCTCCATATCCATCAAGACAGCTTTCCACATGGCCTAGGCCTGTCGATCCTGTGTCCAGACCGCGGCCTGGTGACACCCCCAGTGGCCATCTTCTGCCTGCCGGGTACTGCGATGGGCCCCAACGCCTCCTCTTCCTGTCCCCAGCACCCTGCTTCCCTCTCCGGCACCTGGACTGTCTACCCCAATGGCCGGTTTGGTAATCAGATGGGACAGTATGCCACGCTGCTGGCTCTGGCCCAGCTCAACGGCCGCCGGGCCTTTATCCTGCCTGCCATGCATGCCGCCCTGGCCCCGGTATTCCGCATCACCCTGCCCGTGCTGGCCCCAGAAGCGGACAGCCGCACGCCGTGGCGGGAGCTGCAGCTTCACGACTGGATGTCGGAGGAGTACGCGGACTTGAGAGATCCTTTCCTGAAGCTCTCTGGCTTCCCCTGCTCTTGGACTTTCTTCCACCATCTCCGGGAACAGATCCGCAGAGAGTTCACCCTGCACGACCACCTTCGGGAAGAGGCGCAGAGTGTGCTGGGTCAGCTCCGCCTGGGCCGCACAGGGGACCGCCCGCGCACCTTTGTCGGCGTCCACGTGCGCCGTGGGGACTATCTGCAGGTTATGCCTCAGCGCTGGAAGGGTGTGGTGGGCGACAGCGCCTACCTCCGGCAGGCCATGGACTGGTTCCGGGCACGGCACGAAGCCCCCGTTTTCGTGGTCACCAGCAACGGCATGGAGTGGTGTAAAGAAAACATCGACACCTCCCAGGGCGATGTGACGTTTGCTGGCGATGGACAGGAGGCTACACCGTGGAAAGACTTTGCCCTGCTCACACAGTGCAACCACACCATTATGACCATTGGCACCTTCGGCTTCTGGGCTGCCTACCTGGCTGGCGGAGACACTGTCTACCTGGCCAACTTCACCTTGCCAGACTCTGAGTTCCTGAAGATCTTTAAGCCGGAGGCCGCCTTCCTGCCCGAGTGGGTGGGCATTAATGCAGACTTGTCTCCACTCTGGACATTGGCTAAGCCTTGA
- the IZUMO1 gene encoding izumo sperm-egg fusion protein 1 isoform X5 codes for MLHLQKETFATYVARFQKEAYCPNKCGVMLQTLIWCKNCKKEVHACRKSYDCGERNVEVPQMEDMILDCELNWHQASEGLTDYSFYRVWGNNTETLVSKGKEATLTKPMVGPEDAGSYRCELGSVNSSPATIINFHVTVLPRMIKEEKPSPNIVTPGEATTESSITLQPLKPEKMLASRLLGLLICGSLALITGLTFAIFRRRKVIDFIKSSLFGLGSGAAEQTQVPKEKATDSRQQ; via the exons ATGTTGCACTTGCAAAAGGAAACCTTTGCCACCTATGTTGCTCGATTCCAAAAAGAGG CTTATTGTCCCAACAAATGTG GTGTGATGTTGCAAACTCTGATCTGGTGCAAGAACTGCAAAAAGGAGGTTCACGCTTGTCGAAAGTCCTACGATTGCGGAG agcGGAATGTGGAAGTTCCTCAAATGGAAGACATGATCCTGGACTGTGAGTTAAACTGGCATCAGGCTTCCGAAGGCCTCACTGATTACAGCTTTTACAGG GTTTGGGGGAACAATACGGAGACCTTGGTGTCCAAGGGGAAAGAGGCCACCCTGACCAAGCCCATGGTGGGTCCAGAGGATGCAGGCAGCTACCGCTGCGAGCTGGGCTCTGTGAATTCCAGTCCAGCCACGATCATCAATTTTCACGTCACAG TGTTGCCCAGAATGATCAAGGAGGAAAAACCTTCTCCAAATATCGTAACCCCGGGGGAGGCGACCACGGAGTCGTCCATAACCCTCCAGCCTCTGAAGCCCGAGAAAATGCTGGCAAGCCGCCTTCTGGGGCTGCTGATCTGCGGCTCCCTAGCACTGATAACCGGCCTTACCTTTGC GATATTTCGTCGAAGGAAGGTGATCGATTTCATCAAATCCTCACTGTTTGGCCTTGGCAGTGGAGCGGCCGAGCAAACCCAGGTCCCAAAAGAAAAGGCCACAGATTCGAGGCAACAATAA